A window of the Motacilla alba alba isolate MOTALB_02 chromosome 26, Motacilla_alba_V1.0_pri, whole genome shotgun sequence genome harbors these coding sequences:
- the ATP2B4 gene encoding plasma membrane calcium-transporting ATPase 4 isoform X6: MTNNVADHHPGNSVAEGNHEGDFGCSLVELRNLMELRSAEAVARINDSYGGVQNVCKRLKTSPVEGLSGNPTDLEKRRQVFGQNFIPPKKAKTFLQLVWEALQDVTLIILEIAAIISLGLSFYHPPGGDNELCGQSSGGVEDEGEAQAGWIEGAAILFSVIIVVLVTAFNDWSKEKQFRGLQSRIEQEQKFTVIRKGQVIQIPVAEIVVGDIAQIKYGDLLPADGILIQGNDLKIDESSLTGESDQVKKSMDKDPMLLSGTHVMEGSGRMVVTAVGINSQTGIIFTLLGAGEGDEEKKVKKAKTQDGVALEIQPLKSQEGVENEEKEKKKVKVPKKEKSVLQGKLTRLAVQIGKAGLIMSAITVIILVLYFVIDTFGVQKRPWLAECTPIYIQYFVKFFIIGVTVLVVAVPEGLPLAVTISLAYSVKKMMKDNNLVRHLDACETMGNATAICSDKTGTLTMNRMTVVQAYVGDTHYRQIPDPEAILPKILDLIVHGVAINSAYTSKILPPEKEGGLPRQVGNKTECALLGFVLDLKQDYQAVRNEVPEEKLYKVYTFNSVRKSMSTVLRSSGGGFRMYSKGASEIILRKCTKILDKNGEPRVFKVKDRDEMVKKVIEPMACHGLRTICLAFRDFPADAEPDWDSENEILSDLTCIAVVGIEDPVRPEVPDAILKCQRAGITVRMVTGDNINTARAIATKCGILLPGEDFLCLEGKEFNRLIRNEKGEVEQEQLDKIWPKLRVLARSSPTDKHTLVKGIIDSTVGDQRQVVAVTGDGTNDGPALKKADVGFAMGIAGTDVAKEASDIILTDDNFTSIVKAVMWGRNVYDSISKFLQFQLTVNVVAVIVAFTGACITQDSPLKAVQMLWVNLIMDTFASLALATEPPSESLLLRKPYGRNKPLISRTMMKNILGHAVYQLTIIFTLLFAGEKFFDIDSGRNAPLHSPPTEHYTIVFNTFVMMQLFNEINARKIHGERNVFEGIYRNPIFCTVVLGTFFAQIIIVEFGGKPFSCSGLTLSQWFWCIFIGVGELLWGQLICTVPTSHLKFLKEAGHGITKEEIPEEELPEDVDEIDHAEMELRRGQILWFRGLNRIQTQMDVVYTFQTGASSLQGALRRQPSIVSQHHDVKNVSSPTHVALSSVNSTPTTSAVAAAAASPPAGNQSGECVP, encoded by the exons ATGACGAACAACGTGGCCGACCACCACCCCGGGAACTCGGTGGCCGAGGGCAACCATGAGGGGGACTTTGGGTGCTCCTTGGTGGAGCTCAGGAACCTCATGGAGCTGAGGAGCGCTGAGGCCGTGGCCCGGATCAACGACTCCTATGGCGGCGTCCAGAACGTCTGCAAGAGGCTGAAGACGTCGCCGGTCGAAG GCCTGTCCGGGAACCCCACGGACCTGGAGAAGCGGCGTCAGGTCTTTGGCCAGAACTTCATCCCCCCCAAGAAGGCCAAGACGTTCCTGCAGCTGGTGTGGGAGGCGCTGCAGGACGTGACGCTGATCATCCTGGAGATCGCAGCCATCATCTCCCTGGGGCTCTCCTTCTACCACCCCCCGGGAGGGGACAACGAGC TGTGCGGGCAGTCCTCGGGCGGCGTGGAGGACGAGGGCGAGGCGCAGGCGGGCTGGATCGAGGGCGCTGCCATCCTGTTCTCCGTCATCATCGTGGTGCTGGTGACAGCCTTCAACGACTGGAGCAAGGAGAAGCAGTTCCGGGGCCTCCAGAGCCGCATCGAGCAGGAGCAGAAGTTCACGGTGATCCGCAAGGGCCAGGTGATCCAGATCCCCGTGGCCGAGATCGTGGTGGGGGACATCGCCCAGATCAAGTACG gtgatCTCCTGCCAGCGGACGGGATCCTGATCCAGGGCAATGACCTGAAGATAGACGAGAGCTCGCTGACCGGGGAGTCAGACCAGGTGAAGAAATCCATGGATAAAGACCCCATGCTGCTGTCAG gtaCCCACGTGATGGAGGGCTCGGGCAGGATGGTGGTGACTGCCGTGGGCATCAACTCCCAGACAGGGATCATCTTCACCCTCTTGGGAGCAGGAGAAGGTGACGAGgagaagaaagtgaagaaag CTAAAACTCAGGATGGTGTGGCCTTAGAGATCCAGCCCCTGAAGAGCCAGGAGGGGGTGGAGAAcgaggagaaggagaagaagaaggtgaaggtGCCCAAGAAGGAGAAGTCGGTGCTGCAGGGGAAGCTCACGCGCCTGGCGGTGCAGATCGGGAAGGCAG GGCTGATCATGTCGGCCATCACCGTCATCATCTTGGTGCTCTACTTCGTCATCGACACCTTCGGGGTGCAGAAGCGGCCCTGGCTGGCCGAGTGCACCCCCATCTACATCCAGTACTTCGTCAAGTTCTTCATCATCGGCGTCACCGTGCTGGTGGTGGCCGTGCCCGAGGGGCTCCCGCTGGCCGTCACCATCTCGCTGGCCTACTCCGTCAAG AAAATGATGAAGGACAACAACCTGGTGAGGCACCTGGACGCCTGCGAGACCATGGGCAACGCCACGGCCATCTGCTCGGACAAGACGGGCACGCTGACCATGAACCGCATGACCGTGGTGCAGGCCTACGTGGGGGACACCCACTACCGCCAGATCCCCGACCCCGAGGCCATCCTGCCCAAAATCCTGGACCTCATCGTCCACGGCGTGGCCATCAACTCTGCCTACACCTCCAAAATCCTG CCTCCGGAGAAGGAAGGGGGGCTGCCCCGCCAGGTGGGCAACAAGACCGAGTGTGCCCTGCTGGGCTTCGTGCTGGACCTGAAGCAGGACTACCAGGCCGTGCGCAACGAGGTGCCCGAGGAGAAGCTCTACAAG GTGTACACCTTCAACTCCGTGCGCAAGTCCATGAGCACCGTGCTGAggagcagcggcggcggctTCCGCATGTACAGCAAGGGCGCCTCCGAGATCATCCTGCGCAA GTGCACCAAGATCCTGGACAAGAACGGCGAGCCGCGGGTGTTCAAGGTGAAGGACAGGGACGAGATGGTGAAGAAGGTGATCGAGCCCATGGCCTGCCACGGGCTCAGGACCATCTGCCTGGCATTCCGGGACTTCCCTGCGGACGCAGAGCCCGACTGGGACAGCGAGAACGAGATCCTGTCTGACCTGACCTGCATCGCTGTGGTGGGGATCGAGGATCCCGTCCGGCCCGAG GTGCCCGATGCCATCCTGAAGTGCCAGCGCGCGGGCATCACCGTCCGCATGGTGACAGGGGACAACATCAACACTGCCCGTGCCATCGCCACCAAGTGTGGCATCCTGCTGCCCGGGGAGGACTTCCTGTGCCTGGAGGGGAAGGAGTTCAACCGCCTCATCCGCAACGAGAAGGGAGAG gtggagcaggagcagctggacaaGATCTGGCCCAAGCTGCGGGTGCTGGCCCGCTCCTCCCCCACGGACAAGCACACCCTGGTGAAAG GAATCATCGACAGCACCGTGGGTGACCAGAGGCAGGTGGTGGCTGTGACAGGGGACGGGACCAACGACGGCCCAGCCCTGAAGAAAGCAGACGTCGGCTTTGCCATG GGCATCGCGGGCACGGACGTGGCCAAGGAGGCCTCGGACATCATCCTGACAGATGACAACTTCACCAGCATCGTCAAGGCCGTCATGTGGGGCCGCAACGTCTACGACAGCATCTCCAAGTTCCTGCAGTTCCAGCTCACCGTCAACGTGGTGGCCGTCATCGTGGCCTTCACCGGCGCCTGCATCACCCag GACTCGCCCCTGAAGGCCGTGCAGATGCTGTGGGTGAACCTGATCATGGACACGTTCGCCTCGCTGGCGCTGGCCACGGAGCCGCCGTCGGAGTCGCTGCTGCTGCGCAAACCCTACGGGCGCAACAAGCCGCTCATCTCGCGCACCATGATGAAAAACATCCTGGGCCACGCCGTCTACCAGCTGACCATCATCTTCACCCTGCTCTTCGCAG GGGAGAAGTTCTTCGACATCGACAGCGGCCGGAACGCGCCCCTGCACTCGCCCCCCACCGAGCACTACACCATCGTCTTCAACACCTTCGTGATGATGCAGCTCTTCAACGAGATCAACGCCCGCAAGATCCACGGCGAGAGGAACGTCTTCGAGGGCATCTACCGCAACCCCATCTTCTGCACCGTGGTGCTGGGCACCTTCTTCGCCCAG ATCATCATCGTGGAGTTTGGTGGGAagcccttcagctgctctgggctcacCCTGAGCCAGTGGTTCTGGTGCATTTTCATCGGAGTGGGAGAGCTCCTGTGGGGCCAG CTGATCTGCACCGTGCCCACGAGCCACCTGAAGTTCCTGAAGGAGGCTGGGCACGGCATCACCAAGGAGGAGATCCCCGAGGAGGAGCTGCCCGAGGACGTGGACGAGATCGACCACGCGGAGATGGAGCTGCGGCGGGGGCAGATCCTGTGGTTCCGGGGGCTCAACAGGATCCAGACCCAG ATGGACGTAGTTTACACATTCCAGACCGGCGCCTCCTCTTTGCAGGGAGCCCTCAGGAGACAGCCTTCCATCGTGAGCCAGCACCACGatgtaaaaaatgtttctagCCCAACCCATGTAGCTCTTTCCTCCGTCAATTCCACTCCCACCActtctgctgttgctgctgctgctgcatctcctCCTGCGGGCA ATCAAAGTGGTGAATGCGTTCCGTAG
- the ATP2B4 gene encoding plasma membrane calcium-transporting ATPase 4 isoform X5 → MTNNVADHHPGNSVAEGNHEGDFGCSLVELRNLMELRSAEAVARINDSYGGVQNVCKRLKTSPVEGLSGNPTDLEKRRQVFGQNFIPPKKAKTFLQLVWEALQDVTLIILEIAAIISLGLSFYHPPGGDNELCGQSSGGVEDEGEAQAGWIEGAAILFSVIIVVLVTAFNDWSKEKQFRGLQSRIEQEQKFTVIRKGQVIQIPVAEIVVGDIAQIKYGDLLPADGILIQGNDLKIDESSLTGESDQVKKSMDKDPMLLSGTHVMEGSGRMVVTAVGINSQTGIIFTLLGAGEGDEEKKVKKGKKSGAPENRNKAKTQDGVALEIQPLKSQEGVENEEKEKKKVKVPKKEKSVLQGKLTRLAVQIGKAGLIMSAITVIILVLYFVIDTFGVQKRPWLAECTPIYIQYFVKFFIIGVTVLVVAVPEGLPLAVTISLAYSVKKMMKDNNLVRHLDACETMGNATAICSDKTGTLTMNRMTVVQAYVGDTHYRQIPDPEAILPKILDLIVHGVAINSAYTSKILPPEKEGGLPRQVGNKTECALLGFVLDLKQDYQAVRNEVPEEKLYKVYTFNSVRKSMSTVLRSSGGGFRMYSKGASEIILRKCTKILDKNGEPRVFKVKDRDEMVKKVIEPMACHGLRTICLAFRDFPADAEPDWDSENEILSDLTCIAVVGIEDPVRPEVPDAILKCQRAGITVRMVTGDNINTARAIATKCGILLPGEDFLCLEGKEFNRLIRNEKGEVEQEQLDKIWPKLRVLARSSPTDKHTLVKGIIDSTVGDQRQVVAVTGDGTNDGPALKKADVGFAMGIAGTDVAKEASDIILTDDNFTSIVKAVMWGRNVYDSISKFLQFQLTVNVVAVIVAFTGACITQDSPLKAVQMLWVNLIMDTFASLALATEPPSESLLLRKPYGRNKPLISRTMMKNILGHAVYQLTIIFTLLFAGEKFFDIDSGRNAPLHSPPTEHYTIVFNTFVMMQLFNEINARKIHGERNVFEGIYRNPIFCTVVLGTFFAQIIIVEFGGKPFSCSGLTLSQWFWCIFIGVGELLWGQLICTVPTSHLKFLKEAGHGITKEEIPEEELPEDVDEIDHAEMELRRGQILWFRGLNRIQTQMDVVYTFQTGASSLQGALRRQPSIVSQHHDVKNVSSPTHVALSSVNSTPTTSAVAAAAASPPAGNQSGECVP, encoded by the exons ATGACGAACAACGTGGCCGACCACCACCCCGGGAACTCGGTGGCCGAGGGCAACCATGAGGGGGACTTTGGGTGCTCCTTGGTGGAGCTCAGGAACCTCATGGAGCTGAGGAGCGCTGAGGCCGTGGCCCGGATCAACGACTCCTATGGCGGCGTCCAGAACGTCTGCAAGAGGCTGAAGACGTCGCCGGTCGAAG GCCTGTCCGGGAACCCCACGGACCTGGAGAAGCGGCGTCAGGTCTTTGGCCAGAACTTCATCCCCCCCAAGAAGGCCAAGACGTTCCTGCAGCTGGTGTGGGAGGCGCTGCAGGACGTGACGCTGATCATCCTGGAGATCGCAGCCATCATCTCCCTGGGGCTCTCCTTCTACCACCCCCCGGGAGGGGACAACGAGC TGTGCGGGCAGTCCTCGGGCGGCGTGGAGGACGAGGGCGAGGCGCAGGCGGGCTGGATCGAGGGCGCTGCCATCCTGTTCTCCGTCATCATCGTGGTGCTGGTGACAGCCTTCAACGACTGGAGCAAGGAGAAGCAGTTCCGGGGCCTCCAGAGCCGCATCGAGCAGGAGCAGAAGTTCACGGTGATCCGCAAGGGCCAGGTGATCCAGATCCCCGTGGCCGAGATCGTGGTGGGGGACATCGCCCAGATCAAGTACG gtgatCTCCTGCCAGCGGACGGGATCCTGATCCAGGGCAATGACCTGAAGATAGACGAGAGCTCGCTGACCGGGGAGTCAGACCAGGTGAAGAAATCCATGGATAAAGACCCCATGCTGCTGTCAG gtaCCCACGTGATGGAGGGCTCGGGCAGGATGGTGGTGACTGCCGTGGGCATCAACTCCCAGACAGGGATCATCTTCACCCTCTTGGGAGCAGGAGAAGGTGACGAGgagaagaaagtgaagaaag GTAAAAAAAGCGGAGCCCCCGAAAACCGCAACAAAG CTAAAACTCAGGATGGTGTGGCCTTAGAGATCCAGCCCCTGAAGAGCCAGGAGGGGGTGGAGAAcgaggagaaggagaagaagaaggtgaaggtGCCCAAGAAGGAGAAGTCGGTGCTGCAGGGGAAGCTCACGCGCCTGGCGGTGCAGATCGGGAAGGCAG GGCTGATCATGTCGGCCATCACCGTCATCATCTTGGTGCTCTACTTCGTCATCGACACCTTCGGGGTGCAGAAGCGGCCCTGGCTGGCCGAGTGCACCCCCATCTACATCCAGTACTTCGTCAAGTTCTTCATCATCGGCGTCACCGTGCTGGTGGTGGCCGTGCCCGAGGGGCTCCCGCTGGCCGTCACCATCTCGCTGGCCTACTCCGTCAAG AAAATGATGAAGGACAACAACCTGGTGAGGCACCTGGACGCCTGCGAGACCATGGGCAACGCCACGGCCATCTGCTCGGACAAGACGGGCACGCTGACCATGAACCGCATGACCGTGGTGCAGGCCTACGTGGGGGACACCCACTACCGCCAGATCCCCGACCCCGAGGCCATCCTGCCCAAAATCCTGGACCTCATCGTCCACGGCGTGGCCATCAACTCTGCCTACACCTCCAAAATCCTG CCTCCGGAGAAGGAAGGGGGGCTGCCCCGCCAGGTGGGCAACAAGACCGAGTGTGCCCTGCTGGGCTTCGTGCTGGACCTGAAGCAGGACTACCAGGCCGTGCGCAACGAGGTGCCCGAGGAGAAGCTCTACAAG GTGTACACCTTCAACTCCGTGCGCAAGTCCATGAGCACCGTGCTGAggagcagcggcggcggctTCCGCATGTACAGCAAGGGCGCCTCCGAGATCATCCTGCGCAA GTGCACCAAGATCCTGGACAAGAACGGCGAGCCGCGGGTGTTCAAGGTGAAGGACAGGGACGAGATGGTGAAGAAGGTGATCGAGCCCATGGCCTGCCACGGGCTCAGGACCATCTGCCTGGCATTCCGGGACTTCCCTGCGGACGCAGAGCCCGACTGGGACAGCGAGAACGAGATCCTGTCTGACCTGACCTGCATCGCTGTGGTGGGGATCGAGGATCCCGTCCGGCCCGAG GTGCCCGATGCCATCCTGAAGTGCCAGCGCGCGGGCATCACCGTCCGCATGGTGACAGGGGACAACATCAACACTGCCCGTGCCATCGCCACCAAGTGTGGCATCCTGCTGCCCGGGGAGGACTTCCTGTGCCTGGAGGGGAAGGAGTTCAACCGCCTCATCCGCAACGAGAAGGGAGAG gtggagcaggagcagctggacaaGATCTGGCCCAAGCTGCGGGTGCTGGCCCGCTCCTCCCCCACGGACAAGCACACCCTGGTGAAAG GAATCATCGACAGCACCGTGGGTGACCAGAGGCAGGTGGTGGCTGTGACAGGGGACGGGACCAACGACGGCCCAGCCCTGAAGAAAGCAGACGTCGGCTTTGCCATG GGCATCGCGGGCACGGACGTGGCCAAGGAGGCCTCGGACATCATCCTGACAGATGACAACTTCACCAGCATCGTCAAGGCCGTCATGTGGGGCCGCAACGTCTACGACAGCATCTCCAAGTTCCTGCAGTTCCAGCTCACCGTCAACGTGGTGGCCGTCATCGTGGCCTTCACCGGCGCCTGCATCACCCag GACTCGCCCCTGAAGGCCGTGCAGATGCTGTGGGTGAACCTGATCATGGACACGTTCGCCTCGCTGGCGCTGGCCACGGAGCCGCCGTCGGAGTCGCTGCTGCTGCGCAAACCCTACGGGCGCAACAAGCCGCTCATCTCGCGCACCATGATGAAAAACATCCTGGGCCACGCCGTCTACCAGCTGACCATCATCTTCACCCTGCTCTTCGCAG GGGAGAAGTTCTTCGACATCGACAGCGGCCGGAACGCGCCCCTGCACTCGCCCCCCACCGAGCACTACACCATCGTCTTCAACACCTTCGTGATGATGCAGCTCTTCAACGAGATCAACGCCCGCAAGATCCACGGCGAGAGGAACGTCTTCGAGGGCATCTACCGCAACCCCATCTTCTGCACCGTGGTGCTGGGCACCTTCTTCGCCCAG ATCATCATCGTGGAGTTTGGTGGGAagcccttcagctgctctgggctcacCCTGAGCCAGTGGTTCTGGTGCATTTTCATCGGAGTGGGAGAGCTCCTGTGGGGCCAG CTGATCTGCACCGTGCCCACGAGCCACCTGAAGTTCCTGAAGGAGGCTGGGCACGGCATCACCAAGGAGGAGATCCCCGAGGAGGAGCTGCCCGAGGACGTGGACGAGATCGACCACGCGGAGATGGAGCTGCGGCGGGGGCAGATCCTGTGGTTCCGGGGGCTCAACAGGATCCAGACCCAG ATGGACGTAGTTTACACATTCCAGACCGGCGCCTCCTCTTTGCAGGGAGCCCTCAGGAGACAGCCTTCCATCGTGAGCCAGCACCACGatgtaaaaaatgtttctagCCCAACCCATGTAGCTCTTTCCTCCGTCAATTCCACTCCCACCActtctgctgttgctgctgctgctgcatctcctCCTGCGGGCA ATCAAAGTGGTGAATGCGTTCCGTAG
- the ATP2B4 gene encoding plasma membrane calcium-transporting ATPase 4 isoform X4: MTNNVADHHPGNSVAEGNHEGDFGCSLVELRNLMELRSAEAVARINDSYGGVQNVCKRLKTSPVEGLSGNPTDLEKRRQVFGQNFIPPKKAKTFLQLVWEALQDVTLIILEIAAIISLGLSFYHPPGGDNELCGQSSGGVEDEGEAQAGWIEGAAILFSVIIVVLVTAFNDWSKEKQFRGLQSRIEQEQKFTVIRKGQVIQIPVAEIVVGDIAQIKYGDLLPADGILIQGNDLKIDESSLTGESDQVKKSMDKDPMLLSGTHVMEGSGRMVVTAVGINSQTGIIFTLLGAGEGDEEKKVKKAKTQDGVALEIQPLKSQEGVENEEKEKKKVKVPKKEKSVLQGKLTRLAVQIGKAGLIMSAITVIILVLYFVIDTFGVQKRPWLAECTPIYIQYFVKFFIIGVTVLVVAVPEGLPLAVTISLAYSVKKMMKDNNLVRHLDACETMGNATAICSDKTGTLTMNRMTVVQAYVGDTHYRQIPDPEAILPKILDLIVHGVAINSAYTSKILPPEKEGGLPRQVGNKTECALLGFVLDLKQDYQAVRNEVPEEKLYKVYTFNSVRKSMSTVLRSSGGGFRMYSKGASEIILRKCTKILDKNGEPRVFKVKDRDEMVKKVIEPMACHGLRTICLAFRDFPADAEPDWDSENEILSDLTCIAVVGIEDPVRPEVPDAILKCQRAGITVRMVTGDNINTARAIATKCGILLPGEDFLCLEGKEFNRLIRNEKGEVEQEQLDKIWPKLRVLARSSPTDKHTLVKGIIDSTVGDQRQVVAVTGDGTNDGPALKKADVGFAMGIAGTDVAKEASDIILTDDNFTSIVKAVMWGRNVYDSISKFLQFQLTVNVVAVIVAFTGACITQDSPLKAVQMLWVNLIMDTFASLALATEPPSESLLLRKPYGRNKPLISRTMMKNILGHAVYQLTIIFTLLFAGEKFFDIDSGRNAPLHSPPTEHYTIVFNTFVMMQLFNEINARKIHGERNVFEGIYRNPIFCTVVLGTFFAQIIIVEFGGKPFSCSGLTLSQWFWCIFIGVGELLWGQLICTVPTSHLKFLKEAGHGITKEEIPEEELPEDVDEIDHAEMELRRGQILWFRGLNRIQTQIKVVNAFRSSLYEGLEKPESRSSIHNFMTHPEFILEEDEPRTPFLDGAEDEPEPDGLQKRGGGSLGGSTALNRNNNAVDSEFSFPEPGSPFHSLETSV, translated from the exons ATGACGAACAACGTGGCCGACCACCACCCCGGGAACTCGGTGGCCGAGGGCAACCATGAGGGGGACTTTGGGTGCTCCTTGGTGGAGCTCAGGAACCTCATGGAGCTGAGGAGCGCTGAGGCCGTGGCCCGGATCAACGACTCCTATGGCGGCGTCCAGAACGTCTGCAAGAGGCTGAAGACGTCGCCGGTCGAAG GCCTGTCCGGGAACCCCACGGACCTGGAGAAGCGGCGTCAGGTCTTTGGCCAGAACTTCATCCCCCCCAAGAAGGCCAAGACGTTCCTGCAGCTGGTGTGGGAGGCGCTGCAGGACGTGACGCTGATCATCCTGGAGATCGCAGCCATCATCTCCCTGGGGCTCTCCTTCTACCACCCCCCGGGAGGGGACAACGAGC TGTGCGGGCAGTCCTCGGGCGGCGTGGAGGACGAGGGCGAGGCGCAGGCGGGCTGGATCGAGGGCGCTGCCATCCTGTTCTCCGTCATCATCGTGGTGCTGGTGACAGCCTTCAACGACTGGAGCAAGGAGAAGCAGTTCCGGGGCCTCCAGAGCCGCATCGAGCAGGAGCAGAAGTTCACGGTGATCCGCAAGGGCCAGGTGATCCAGATCCCCGTGGCCGAGATCGTGGTGGGGGACATCGCCCAGATCAAGTACG gtgatCTCCTGCCAGCGGACGGGATCCTGATCCAGGGCAATGACCTGAAGATAGACGAGAGCTCGCTGACCGGGGAGTCAGACCAGGTGAAGAAATCCATGGATAAAGACCCCATGCTGCTGTCAG gtaCCCACGTGATGGAGGGCTCGGGCAGGATGGTGGTGACTGCCGTGGGCATCAACTCCCAGACAGGGATCATCTTCACCCTCTTGGGAGCAGGAGAAGGTGACGAGgagaagaaagtgaagaaag CTAAAACTCAGGATGGTGTGGCCTTAGAGATCCAGCCCCTGAAGAGCCAGGAGGGGGTGGAGAAcgaggagaaggagaagaagaaggtgaaggtGCCCAAGAAGGAGAAGTCGGTGCTGCAGGGGAAGCTCACGCGCCTGGCGGTGCAGATCGGGAAGGCAG GGCTGATCATGTCGGCCATCACCGTCATCATCTTGGTGCTCTACTTCGTCATCGACACCTTCGGGGTGCAGAAGCGGCCCTGGCTGGCCGAGTGCACCCCCATCTACATCCAGTACTTCGTCAAGTTCTTCATCATCGGCGTCACCGTGCTGGTGGTGGCCGTGCCCGAGGGGCTCCCGCTGGCCGTCACCATCTCGCTGGCCTACTCCGTCAAG AAAATGATGAAGGACAACAACCTGGTGAGGCACCTGGACGCCTGCGAGACCATGGGCAACGCCACGGCCATCTGCTCGGACAAGACGGGCACGCTGACCATGAACCGCATGACCGTGGTGCAGGCCTACGTGGGGGACACCCACTACCGCCAGATCCCCGACCCCGAGGCCATCCTGCCCAAAATCCTGGACCTCATCGTCCACGGCGTGGCCATCAACTCTGCCTACACCTCCAAAATCCTG CCTCCGGAGAAGGAAGGGGGGCTGCCCCGCCAGGTGGGCAACAAGACCGAGTGTGCCCTGCTGGGCTTCGTGCTGGACCTGAAGCAGGACTACCAGGCCGTGCGCAACGAGGTGCCCGAGGAGAAGCTCTACAAG GTGTACACCTTCAACTCCGTGCGCAAGTCCATGAGCACCGTGCTGAggagcagcggcggcggctTCCGCATGTACAGCAAGGGCGCCTCCGAGATCATCCTGCGCAA GTGCACCAAGATCCTGGACAAGAACGGCGAGCCGCGGGTGTTCAAGGTGAAGGACAGGGACGAGATGGTGAAGAAGGTGATCGAGCCCATGGCCTGCCACGGGCTCAGGACCATCTGCCTGGCATTCCGGGACTTCCCTGCGGACGCAGAGCCCGACTGGGACAGCGAGAACGAGATCCTGTCTGACCTGACCTGCATCGCTGTGGTGGGGATCGAGGATCCCGTCCGGCCCGAG GTGCCCGATGCCATCCTGAAGTGCCAGCGCGCGGGCATCACCGTCCGCATGGTGACAGGGGACAACATCAACACTGCCCGTGCCATCGCCACCAAGTGTGGCATCCTGCTGCCCGGGGAGGACTTCCTGTGCCTGGAGGGGAAGGAGTTCAACCGCCTCATCCGCAACGAGAAGGGAGAG gtggagcaggagcagctggacaaGATCTGGCCCAAGCTGCGGGTGCTGGCCCGCTCCTCCCCCACGGACAAGCACACCCTGGTGAAAG GAATCATCGACAGCACCGTGGGTGACCAGAGGCAGGTGGTGGCTGTGACAGGGGACGGGACCAACGACGGCCCAGCCCTGAAGAAAGCAGACGTCGGCTTTGCCATG GGCATCGCGGGCACGGACGTGGCCAAGGAGGCCTCGGACATCATCCTGACAGATGACAACTTCACCAGCATCGTCAAGGCCGTCATGTGGGGCCGCAACGTCTACGACAGCATCTCCAAGTTCCTGCAGTTCCAGCTCACCGTCAACGTGGTGGCCGTCATCGTGGCCTTCACCGGCGCCTGCATCACCCag GACTCGCCCCTGAAGGCCGTGCAGATGCTGTGGGTGAACCTGATCATGGACACGTTCGCCTCGCTGGCGCTGGCCACGGAGCCGCCGTCGGAGTCGCTGCTGCTGCGCAAACCCTACGGGCGCAACAAGCCGCTCATCTCGCGCACCATGATGAAAAACATCCTGGGCCACGCCGTCTACCAGCTGACCATCATCTTCACCCTGCTCTTCGCAG GGGAGAAGTTCTTCGACATCGACAGCGGCCGGAACGCGCCCCTGCACTCGCCCCCCACCGAGCACTACACCATCGTCTTCAACACCTTCGTGATGATGCAGCTCTTCAACGAGATCAACGCCCGCAAGATCCACGGCGAGAGGAACGTCTTCGAGGGCATCTACCGCAACCCCATCTTCTGCACCGTGGTGCTGGGCACCTTCTTCGCCCAG ATCATCATCGTGGAGTTTGGTGGGAagcccttcagctgctctgggctcacCCTGAGCCAGTGGTTCTGGTGCATTTTCATCGGAGTGGGAGAGCTCCTGTGGGGCCAG CTGATCTGCACCGTGCCCACGAGCCACCTGAAGTTCCTGAAGGAGGCTGGGCACGGCATCACCAAGGAGGAGATCCCCGAGGAGGAGCTGCCCGAGGACGTGGACGAGATCGACCACGCGGAGATGGAGCTGCGGCGGGGGCAGATCCTGTGGTTCCGGGGGCTCAACAGGATCCAGACCCAG ATCAAAGTGGTGAATGCGTTCCGTAGCTCCCTGTACGAAGGCCTCGAGAAACCCGAATCCAGAAGCTCCATCCATAACTTCATGACTCACCCGGAGTTCATCCTGGAGGAAGACGAGCCTCGGACACCATTCCTCGACGGCGCCGAAGACGAGCCCGAGCCCGACGGACTCCAAAAGCGAGGTGGGGGCAGCCTGGGGGGCTCCACGGCCCTCAACAGGAACAACAACGCCGTGGACAGCGAGTTCAGCTTCCCCGAGCCCGGGAGCCCCTTCCACAGCCTGGAGACCTCTGTTTGA